The proteins below come from a single Phycisphaeraceae bacterium genomic window:
- the tssG gene encoding type VI secretion system baseplate subunit TssG encodes MADTNRSETYALILRLTEKPYSFDFFQAVRRLDCAYASSECVGTSARIASDPVRFGQRPSLAFAPSTIASFNPAQGSTASKLDVHFFGLLGPNGPMPLHITEYVFDRKHNHHDPTLARFLDVFHHRMISMFYRAWAVNQPTASFDRAARDPLSDRIGSYVGSIAGYGSPQMRLRDHVSDLAKLHYIGRLAFGAKNAEGLEAIVADFFRVPARIIEFVGHWMELPEDSKCRLGESPRTGSLGSTAVIGSQVWETQQKFRIRIGPVSLKTYERFLPTGQSFRKMVDWVRNYVGYEYRWDAQLVLKKQDIPSIRLGMSGQLGWTTWLSTGPSASDRDDLVLRPPDPV; translated from the coding sequence ATGGCCGACACGAATCGGTCAGAGACATACGCTCTGATTCTCCGCCTAACGGAGAAGCCATACTCGTTCGACTTCTTCCAGGCCGTGCGACGCCTCGACTGCGCGTACGCATCGAGTGAGTGCGTCGGCACCTCGGCCAGAATTGCAAGCGATCCCGTACGCTTTGGGCAGAGGCCTTCACTCGCGTTCGCGCCCTCGACCATCGCATCATTCAACCCTGCGCAAGGATCGACCGCGAGCAAACTCGATGTTCATTTCTTCGGTCTGCTGGGCCCTAATGGCCCAATGCCCCTTCACATCACCGAGTACGTCTTCGACCGCAAGCACAACCACCACGACCCGACGCTCGCACGCTTTCTCGATGTCTTCCATCATCGGATGATCTCAATGTTCTACCGCGCCTGGGCTGTCAATCAGCCCACCGCCAGTTTCGACCGCGCCGCCCGCGACCCATTGAGCGATCGCATCGGGAGTTACGTCGGGTCAATCGCCGGCTATGGCTCGCCTCAGATGCGCCTCCGCGATCACGTCAGCGATCTGGCCAAACTCCACTACATCGGGAGGCTCGCGTTCGGCGCCAAGAACGCCGAAGGGCTCGAAGCCATCGTTGCCGATTTCTTCCGGGTTCCCGCTCGGATCATCGAGTTCGTCGGGCATTGGATGGAACTGCCAGAAGACAGCAAATGTCGCCTCGGCGAGTCGCCACGCACCGGATCTCTCGGCTCGACCGCTGTCATCGGTTCACAGGTCTGGGAAACACAGCAGAAGTTTCGCATTCGCATCGGCCCCGTCTCGCTCAAGACCTACGAGCGATTCCTCCCGACCGGTCAAAGTTTCAGGAAGATGGTCGATTGGGTGCGCAACTACGTCGGCTATGAATATCGTTGGGATGCTCAGCTGGTGCTCAAGAAGCAGGACATCCCGAGCATACGTCTCGGGATGTCCGGTCAACTCGGTTGGACAACGTGGCTCAGCACCGGGCCAAGCGCGAGCGATCGCGATGATCTGGTTCTGAGGCCGCCAGATCCGGTATGA
- the tssF gene encoding type VI secretion system baseplate subunit TssF: MDKRLLRYYERELRHIRESAGEFAQEYPKIAGRLALDALECADPYVERLLEGFAFLAARVQLKLDAEFPRFTQHMLESVYPHYLCPTPSMLIAQFQPDLDDSGLAGGFTVPRQTSIRSMIGKDDQTACEYRTAHQIELWPLELVEAQYHDRDLASLDVPSASDARAAIRLRLRSTAGLMPNELAIKRLPFYIRGHGDTPMRVYEQILAHSLGVIVRPTTRPAKWHSRVAASSIRQIGFHRDEALIPAGARSFEGYRHLHEYFTFPSRFMFFEISDLDKALARADGPQFEIVVLLRQPDPELEGALTVENFLLHCTPAINLFEKRADRIHLSDKFPEFHLVPDRTRPLDFEVYDVLDVTGFGTTADDETPFRPFYAASDYDEHAERIGAYYSTNRVPRTLTAKEKRQGRRSSYTGSDVYISLVDAHAAPYSSDLRQLGSQIRCTNRDLPLRMPIGAGRTDFTTESGVAVDSIRCVGGPTAPKPSLAEGETAWRLISHLSLNYLSLADEDTQRSAAAMRELLSLYGDLADSAVRKQIEGVRKLSARPISRRVPTPGPIAFARGLEVSCQLEDSAFMGSGPFLLGGVLERFFAKYVSLNSFTETVVNTTERGEIMRWPTRIGQRHTL, translated from the coding sequence ATTGCTCGAAGGCTTTGCGTTTCTGGCGGCTCGTGTGCAACTCAAACTCGATGCCGAGTTCCCGCGCTTCACGCAGCACATGCTCGAAAGCGTGTATCCGCATTATCTCTGCCCGACGCCATCGATGCTCATCGCGCAATTTCAGCCCGACCTCGATGACAGCGGGCTCGCAGGCGGGTTTACCGTGCCTCGCCAGACTTCCATCCGAAGCATGATCGGCAAGGACGATCAGACCGCATGCGAGTATCGCACTGCCCACCAGATCGAGCTCTGGCCGCTCGAACTTGTCGAGGCACAGTACCACGACCGCGATTTGGCGAGCCTCGATGTCCCCAGTGCGTCCGACGCACGGGCAGCCATTCGCCTGCGATTGCGATCAACTGCGGGCCTTATGCCCAATGAACTCGCGATCAAGCGCCTGCCGTTCTACATTCGTGGCCATGGCGACACACCCATGCGCGTCTATGAGCAAATCCTCGCTCACTCACTGGGCGTGATCGTGCGTCCTACGACACGCCCCGCCAAGTGGCATTCGCGTGTCGCCGCATCGAGCATCCGCCAGATCGGGTTTCACCGTGACGAGGCGCTCATCCCCGCCGGCGCACGAAGTTTCGAAGGCTATCGCCATCTGCACGAGTATTTCACGTTCCCATCACGCTTCATGTTCTTCGAAATCAGCGATCTCGACAAGGCCCTCGCTCGCGCCGATGGGCCTCAGTTCGAAATCGTCGTTCTTCTCCGTCAGCCCGATCCTGAACTCGAAGGCGCGCTGACGGTCGAAAACTTTCTCCTGCACTGCACGCCCGCGATCAATCTCTTCGAGAAACGTGCCGACCGAATCCACCTATCGGACAAGTTTCCCGAGTTTCATCTCGTTCCAGATCGCACGAGACCACTGGATTTTGAGGTCTATGACGTGCTGGATGTGACAGGATTCGGCACCACAGCCGATGACGAAACACCGTTTCGACCGTTCTATGCTGCCAGCGATTACGACGAGCACGCCGAACGCATCGGAGCGTACTACTCGACCAACCGCGTTCCGCGCACTCTGACAGCCAAGGAAAAACGACAGGGCCGACGTTCAAGTTACACAGGAAGCGATGTCTACATCTCGCTCGTTGACGCACATGCCGCGCCGTATTCGTCGGACTTGCGCCAACTCGGTTCGCAGATCCGGTGCACAAACCGCGATCTGCCGTTGCGGATGCCGATCGGCGCTGGGCGAACCGATTTCACAACCGAATCGGGCGTTGCAGTGGATTCAATCCGCTGCGTCGGGGGCCCGACCGCCCCCAAGCCGTCGCTAGCCGAGGGTGAAACCGCGTGGCGACTCATCAGCCACCTTTCGCTGAACTATCTATCACTAGCCGATGAAGACACACAACGCAGCGCAGCCGCGATGCGCGAACTCCTCTCACTTTATGGCGATCTTGCCGATTCGGCCGTACGCAAGCAGATCGAGGGCGTGCGCAAACTTTCCGCCCGCCCCATCTCGCGGCGTGTACCGACGCCAGGACCAATCGCATTCGCACGCGGGTTGGAAGTCTCGTGCCAATTAGAGGATTCCGCCTTCATGGGCTCGGGGCCATTCCTTCTCGGAGGCGTGCTCGAACGCTTCTTTGCCAAGTACGTTTCGCTCAACTCGTTCACTGAAACCGTCGTCAATACCACCGAACGCGGGGAGATCATGCGATGGCCGACACGAATCGGTCAGAGACATACGCTCTGA